From Geotalea uraniireducens Rf4:
TCGGTATCCCTGACGCAATTCTCTTAAAGCCGTCACCGCTTACCCCGGAAGAATTCAACATCATCATGACTCACACAACAATAGGTGAAAAGATACTTCGAGGCTCTTCCCATTCCATGCTGCAAATGGCCACGTCCATCGCCTTGAATCACCACGAGAGGTGGGATGGCACGGGCTACCCGAACCGTCTCCGCGGTGATGAAATCCCCATCGAAGGATGCATTGTAATGCTCGCCGATCAATACGACGCGCTACGCAGCAAACGTGTCTACAAGCCCGCCTTCGACCATGACACGGCGTGCAGGATTATTATCGAAGGTGATGGGCGCACCAGACCGGAACACTTCAACCCCCGGATTCTGTCCGCGTTTATTGAAACTGCACCGCTGTTCGATGAGATATTCACTACCAACAAGGATATAACCGCTTCCTGATGGTCGCTTCTCCCGGTTCCGTCCGAGATGTACGCCATTGATCGAGAACCGTATGCCACCATTCAGTTTAAAGACCAAGATCAAACAGAAGCGGACGGAAAAGGAGATAAAACATACCCTGTCATTGCTCAAGGCAACCCTTGAATCGACTGCCGACGGCATTCTGGTTATAGACCGGGAGAGGAGAATCATCAGTTACAACAAGAAATTTGCCGACATGTGGCACATTCCAGGCACTCTCCTCGCCACAACGGATGATGACCACCTGCAGTCGGTTGTTCTCCACCAGATGAAATCCCCCGCAGACTTCATCGCAAGGATCAACGAGATACACAGCTACCCAGCATGCGAAAGTTATGACGTCCTGGAATTTGCGGACGGCAGATTTTTCGAGCGGGTTTCCAAACCGCAGACCATCGAAGATAAAATAGTCGGGAGGGTGTGGAGTTTTCGCGACATCACCGAACAAAGAAAACTTGAATGCCAGCTCAGGCACTCGCAGAAAATGGAAGCCATCGGCACATTGACCGGCGGCATTGCCCATGACTTCAACAACATACTTACTGCCATCATCGGTTACGGCAACCTTATCCAGATGCAGATGGACAAATCAGACCCCCTGCTCCACTACCTGGTACAGTTGCTTGCCGCTACAGACAAGGCAACCTGCCTCACTAAAGGTTTGCTGACCTACAGCAGAAAGCAGCCCCTTAATCCATGTCATGCTGATCTCAATGATATCGTCAAAAGGGTTACCAAGCTTTTATCAAGACTTATCAGCGAAAATATCGATTTTTCGTCCATCCTGACAGAGCGGAAATTGTGCGTTACGGCCGACAGCGGGCAGATAGAGCAGGTCATCATGAACCTCGTCACAAACGCCAGGGATGCCATGCCCGAAGGGGGAACCATCATCATCAACACCGACGTGGCGGAATTGGACGACACTTTCATCAGAAACCAGGATTACGGGCATGCGGGAATGTATGCCCTCATCTCCGTATCGGATTCCGGCGTAGGCATGGATAAAGTAATGATGGAGAGGATTTTCGAACCGTTTTTCACAACCAAGGAGGTAGGTAGAGGCACGGGCCTCGGTCTTTCCATCGTCTATGGGATAATTAAAAAGCATAACGGCTTTATTCAGGTTGACAGTGAACCGGATAACGGCTCTGTATTCAAAGTCTATCTCCCCCTGACCAGCAATAATGCTACGGAAATGCACGTCAAACCCCAAAACGTCCAGATCGGGGGGACGGAAACCATCCTCCTCATAGAAGACAACTTAGAGGTAAGACAGCTTCTCAAAGCGCTCCTGGAGCAATACGGTTACAAGGTTATAGAAGCGGCGGACGGAGAAGACGCAATAGAAAGATTCATCGAGCACCAGGACGACATTCAGCTGCTGGTGCTCGATGTTATCATACCGAAGAAAAACGGTAGGGAAGTATACAACGAGTTGAAACAGATACGACATGACATCAGGGCACTGTTCACGAGCGGTTACAGCACCGACATAATCAGCAAGAACGGTATTATGGAAGAGGGGCTGGATTTTATCTCAAAGCCGCTCGCCCCGAGTGCCCTTCTGGCAAAGATCAGGGAGATGCTGGAGCAGCCTAGACCCTGAATTCCTCGATCCTCGTTTCGGAAAATTCGTTTTTAACGGTCATCTGTTTTTCTCTACTGTCGATCACGAATTTTATGGTACATTCCTGTCCTGGCTCGGCCCTGGTATAACGGAGGAGGATCTTTGCGGCGTTTTCCAGCTTCGTATCATCGAGCTTGCCCATGACAACCGTTAACGGGCTGCTCCCTTCGTCCCAGCGGAGAATCGCCTCGCCGGCCTGCACGGCGGTTTCCAGCACATTGTTTTCCGCCTCGTTGCGGCCGACGATGGCCTTGGTGCGGGAGCCGATACGGAAATGCCGGCCGAGCTTCAGTAAACGGAAATCGCGCAGATTGAGGGTGTCGGAGTGGTCAAAGACGTCTTTCACCTTGGAAACGAACGAAAGCTCCGTCAACAGGCAGCCACCGGCCGGGCAGGGGTAGTTCTTCACATCCAGATCATCGGCCAGCTGCATCTGCTCCTTGCGTGAACGTCCCTGGATGGCGAGGAGCCTCTCCCGATCCACCCACCCTTCCGTCTCCGGGATGGTGGGATTAAAGTGCTTGGCTG
This genomic window contains:
- a CDS encoding hybrid sensor histidine kinase/response regulator, giving the protein MPPFSLKTKIKQKRTEKEIKHTLSLLKATLESTADGILVIDRERRIISYNKKFADMWHIPGTLLATTDDDHLQSVVLHQMKSPADFIARINEIHSYPACESYDVLEFADGRFFERVSKPQTIEDKIVGRVWSFRDITEQRKLECQLRHSQKMEAIGTLTGGIAHDFNNILTAIIGYGNLIQMQMDKSDPLLHYLVQLLAATDKATCLTKGLLTYSRKQPLNPCHADLNDIVKRVTKLLSRLISENIDFSSILTERKLCVTADSGQIEQVIMNLVTNARDAMPEGGTIIINTDVAELDDTFIRNQDYGHAGMYALISVSDSGVGMDKVMMERIFEPFFTTKEVGRGTGLGLSIVYGIIKKHNGFIQVDSEPDNGSVFKVYLPLTSNNATEMHVKPQNVQIGGTETILLIEDNLEVRQLLKALLEQYGYKVIEAADGEDAIERFIEHQDDIQLLVLDVIIPKKNGREVYNELKQIRHDIRALFTSGYSTDIISKNGIMEEGLDFISKPLAPSALLAKIREMLEQPRP